In Synergistaceae bacterium, a genomic segment contains:
- a CDS encoding ComF family protein produces MFKEIKRILTHLVWPQVCPVCGKIVESYCFECIESIIDPLPPFCLECGGKYGVPCCKDSVPCFAATIHDGLPRDLLLRLKYKNIKSLGVILGKLVAQNACLPSADLIVPIPLHKRSTREYNQTSLIGQGISEARKIKLDDSILVWKKNRPNQTDMHGIQRATLPLDSIISKSSVRNKKIILVDDVYTTGGTMRAAKAAIEDSGGSVVAALLWSRRISSSENELSWFV; encoded by the coding sequence TTGTTTAAAGAAATAAAGAGAATACTTACACATCTTGTATGGCCTCAGGTTTGTCCAGTTTGTGGGAAAATAGTTGAGTCGTATTGTTTTGAGTGTATAGAGTCCATAATTGACCCGTTACCTCCTTTTTGTCTTGAATGCGGAGGAAAGTATGGCGTTCCCTGCTGTAAGGACTCTGTTCCATGTTTTGCAGCAACAATACATGATGGGTTGCCCCGAGATTTGCTCCTAAGACTAAAATATAAAAATATAAAATCTTTAGGTGTTATACTGGGGAAACTTGTGGCACAAAATGCTTGTTTACCATCGGCGGATTTAATTGTACCTATTCCTCTACATAAAAGGTCTACAAGAGAATATAATCAAACAAGCCTTATAGGCCAAGGAATATCAGAGGCACGTAAAATAAAGTTAGATGACTCTATCTTGGTTTGGAAAAAGAATAGACCTAATCAAACTGATATGCATGGAATTCAGAGAGCAACCTTACCGTTAGATTCAATTATTTCAAAATCATCTGTACGTAATAAAAAAATAATATTGGTTGATGATGTTTATACCACAGGAGGAACCATGCGTGCTGCAAAAGCGGCAATAGAGGATAGCGGTGGTTCAGTAGTTGCAGCCTTATTATGGTCAAGGAGAATATCTTCTTCAGAAAATGAACTTTCATGGTTTGTATAG
- a CDS encoding peptidoglycan DD-metalloendopeptidase family protein translates to MMFKRLKKIPENKKILLSFVLLFLMLLLIALILASIVAAGRKDVYWTTINNLNTSEEEINDKGFFMADVSDLLLVSGLREGKSKTESESVPLAIGPGPSLAPLTPEEVKLYGVLSKSDGILTDETTGELDENIYWQEVVLKKRDTLESIAKAFGVSVEDIRRANNMKENQNPTYSEVLYIPDSGQYVQATLDFVKKMEQAAIEASKKEKPLSIFYYTVSEGDSLWTIADKFDLKVDTIVGSNKLSDINILKIGIQLRIPNQDGVFVKYEKNTNIDKFADKYGSTKDAIYIANKLNEKSKINIGQELFLPGGSIASSVEAPSKVQRRTSISRIGKAKPKMATEHFGWPVFGRISSSFGWRRSPFGKRRVFHAGIDIRAPKGRNIVAAQSGRVVHSGWMGGYGYTIVLTHPSGVSTLYGHCSALLVSKGTHVNKGQLIARVGSTGRSTGNHLHFEVRQGGSPVNPMRFLR, encoded by the coding sequence GTGATGTTTAAACGATTAAAAAAAATACCTGAAAATAAAAAAATATTATTGTCTTTTGTCTTGCTATTCTTGATGTTGTTACTGATAGCTCTTATTCTTGCTTCAATCGTGGCAGCAGGGAGAAAAGATGTGTATTGGACAACTATAAATAATTTAAACACGTCTGAAGAAGAAATAAATGACAAGGGTTTTTTTATGGCCGATGTATCTGATTTATTATTAGTAAGTGGATTAAGAGAAGGAAAATCTAAGACGGAAAGTGAATCCGTCCCTCTGGCCATAGGCCCTGGACCCTCTCTTGCGCCACTTACACCAGAGGAAGTAAAACTATATGGTGTCTTATCTAAATCAGATGGAATATTAACGGATGAAACAACTGGTGAGCTAGATGAAAATATTTATTGGCAGGAAGTTGTACTCAAAAAAAGAGACACCTTGGAATCTATTGCAAAAGCGTTTGGGGTTTCAGTAGAAGATATAAGACGAGCGAATAACATGAAAGAAAATCAAAATCCAACATATTCTGAAGTTTTATATATTCCGGATAGTGGTCAGTATGTTCAAGCCACTTTAGATTTTGTTAAAAAAATGGAACAAGCAGCAATAGAAGCGTCCAAAAAAGAGAAACCCTTATCAATTTTCTATTACACGGTTAGTGAAGGAGATTCTCTGTGGACGATAGCAGATAAGTTTGATTTAAAAGTTGATACAATAGTTGGTTCTAACAAGTTAAGCGATATAAATATTTTAAAAATAGGCATACAGTTGCGTATACCCAACCAAGATGGAGTTTTCGTAAAGTATGAAAAAAATACAAATATAGATAAATTTGCAGACAAATATGGTTCTACAAAAGATGCAATTTACATTGCAAATAAATTAAATGAAAAATCAAAAATAAATATTGGACAAGAACTATTTCTACCGGGAGGAAGCATTGCTTCTTCTGTTGAAGCACCCTCAAAAGTTCAGAGGCGAACAAGTATTTCTAGGATAGGGAAGGCTAAGCCCAAGATGGCAACAGAACACTTCGGTTGGCCGGTGTTTGGCAGGATTTCAAGTTCATTTGGTTGGAGAAGAAGTCCTTTTGGAAAAAGAAGGGTATTTCATGCAGGAATTGATATAAGAGCTCCGAAAGGGAGAAATATTGTTGCAGCACAGAGTGGACGAGTGGTACATTCTGGTTGGATGGGTGGCTATGGTTACACAATCGTGCTAACACACCCTTCAGGAGTTTCTACTCTATATGGACATTGTAGTGCCTTATTAGTATCGAAAGGTACACACGTAAACAAGGGACAGCTAATAGCACGAGTTGGAAGCACCGGACGTTCTACCGGGAACCATTTGCATTTTGAAGTGCGTCAAGGCGGTTCACCTGTAAACCCAATGAGATTTTTAAGATAA
- a CDS encoding transcription termination factor Rho, translated as MNKIVKKQEVRKTAKKHTSKLIEQESKDTTHKHSHPKQGFNSLNSKTITELKEIAKELEISSVTTRRKDDLVVDILKKQAEMMGYRFNGGTLECLPDGYGFLRPSGLLPSNTDIYVSASQIRRFGLRNGDVVWGIIRPPKDQEHYEALLRVENVNFTDPEESRHRPHFENLTPIFPEEKLNLEIKNHIIATRAVDLFAPIGKGQRALLVSPPKAGKTTLLKNIAKAITTNHPEVILMVLLIDERPEEVTDMKRSVDGEIIASTFDRPAEEHLRVSALALEKAKRLVEASKDVVLLLDSITRLARASNLIVPPSGRTLSGGMDPAALYFPKKFFGSARNIENGGSLTIIGTSLVETGSRMDDVIYEEFKGTGNMEVHLSRKISEQRIFPAFDITKSGTRKEELLVSEEDLRRIWALRRKIAGMDEAEVLNLILGKLKSTTTNEEFLSTIKI; from the coding sequence ATCAACAAAATTGTAAAGAAACAGGAAGTTCGCAAAACAGCGAAAAAACACACATCTAAATTAATAGAACAAGAAAGCAAAGATACTACCCACAAACATTCACATCCCAAACAAGGTTTTAACTCTCTTAACTCAAAGACAATAACTGAATTAAAAGAAATTGCAAAAGAGTTAGAGATATCCTCAGTTACTACTCGAAGAAAAGATGATTTAGTAGTCGACATATTAAAAAAACAGGCAGAGATGATGGGATACCGCTTTAATGGGGGGACCTTAGAGTGTTTGCCGGATGGTTATGGTTTTTTACGTCCGTCCGGGTTACTTCCCAGCAATACAGATATTTATGTTTCTGCTTCCCAAATTCGGCGTTTTGGACTAAGAAATGGAGACGTTGTGTGGGGCATAATAAGGCCTCCCAAAGATCAGGAACATTATGAGGCTCTTTTACGAGTAGAAAATGTCAACTTTACAGACCCAGAAGAATCGAGGCATAGACCTCATTTCGAAAATTTAACCCCAATTTTCCCTGAAGAGAAATTGAATCTTGAAATAAAAAATCACATTATAGCAACTCGTGCAGTTGATCTTTTTGCCCCCATAGGGAAAGGACAAAGAGCTCTTCTAGTTTCCCCTCCCAAAGCAGGAAAAACAACACTCTTAAAAAATATTGCAAAAGCAATAACAACAAACCATCCGGAAGTAATTTTAATGGTTTTGCTTATAGATGAACGTCCAGAGGAAGTAACAGATATGAAAAGGTCTGTAGATGGTGAAATTATAGCATCTACATTTGATCGTCCGGCAGAAGAACATCTAAGGGTTTCCGCACTTGCTCTTGAAAAAGCTAAAAGATTGGTAGAGGCGTCTAAAGATGTGGTTCTACTATTGGATTCAATTACGAGATTAGCTCGTGCTTCAAACTTAATTGTCCCTCCATCTGGAAGAACGCTTTCAGGCGGAATGGATCCGGCTGCCTTGTATTTCCCTAAAAAGTTTTTTGGTTCGGCTAGAAACATAGAAAATGGAGGAAGCCTTACCATTATAGGGACATCTCTTGTTGAAACTGGAAGTCGTATGGACGATGTAATTTATGAGGAATTTAAAGGTACCGGGAATATGGAAGTACACTTGTCTCGAAAAATATCAGAGCAACGCATCTTCCCCGCTTTTGATATAACTAAATCTGGAACTAGAAAAGAAGAATTATTGGTTTCTGAGGAAGATTTAAGAAGAATATGGGCTTTACGTCGAAAAATTGCAGGAATGGATGAGGCAGAAGTCCTAAACTTAATACTTGGTAAGCTGAAAAGCACCACGACAAACGAAGAATTTCTTTCTACAATAAAGATATAG
- a CDS encoding methionine adenosyltransferase produces the protein MSKERILISSESVTEGHPDKLADQISDAVLDAILQEDPDGRVACETLVSTGLIVVAGEITTNCYVDIPKIARETVKEVGYTRAKYGFDGETCAVITAIDEQSPDIKQGVDLAKEALDNSDDENDKTGAGDQGLMVGYACDETEELMPMPISLAHKLTRKLTEMRKNKTIPYLRPDGKSQVTLEYIDGRPQRIDTVVISTQHHPAVALSQIKADIEEHVIKDIIPTNLIKDDFKIFVNPAGTFVRGGPQADCGLTGRKIIVDTYGGAVPHGGGAFSGKDPTKVDRSGAYMARYAAKNVVAAGIASKCQVQVAYAIGVANPVSIMVETFGTGKIPNEQITRLLREHFDFRPRAIIKNLELCKPQYKRIAAYGHMGRIDIHPMPAWEKTDKAEILKEASQRFM, from the coding sequence ATGAGCAAAGAAAGGATTTTAATTTCGTCTGAATCTGTGACGGAAGGACATCCTGACAAACTCGCTGATCAAATATCTGATGCAGTCCTTGATGCGATTTTACAAGAAGACCCAGATGGCAGAGTAGCGTGTGAAACTCTTGTAAGCACGGGACTTATTGTTGTAGCAGGAGAAATTACTACAAATTGTTACGTTGACATTCCGAAAATAGCACGAGAAACAGTAAAGGAAGTAGGATATACAAGGGCAAAATATGGATTTGATGGTGAAACTTGTGCTGTTATAACGGCCATAGATGAACAATCTCCAGATATCAAGCAAGGAGTTGATTTGGCAAAAGAAGCTCTAGATAATTCTGATGACGAGAATGATAAAACTGGAGCTGGAGATCAAGGACTGATGGTGGGTTACGCATGTGATGAAACAGAGGAATTAATGCCGATGCCTATTTCCCTTGCACACAAACTTACTCGCAAACTTACTGAAATGCGTAAAAATAAAACAATCCCTTACCTTCGCCCTGATGGGAAGAGCCAAGTTACATTGGAGTATATAGATGGAAGACCCCAAAGAATAGATACTGTTGTCATAAGCACTCAACATCACCCTGCAGTTGCACTTTCGCAGATAAAAGCAGACATTGAGGAGCATGTGATAAAAGATATTATTCCAACTAACCTAATAAAAGATGATTTTAAAATTTTCGTTAATCCTGCAGGAACTTTTGTCAGAGGAGGCCCTCAAGCAGATTGTGGTCTAACTGGACGAAAAATTATCGTGGATACTTACGGTGGTGCAGTGCCCCATGGCGGAGGAGCTTTTTCTGGGAAGGATCCAACAAAGGTGGACCGTTCTGGTGCTTATATGGCGAGGTATGCCGCAAAAAATGTAGTAGCTGCGGGCATAGCCTCTAAGTGTCAGGTTCAGGTGGCTTATGCGATAGGAGTAGCAAATCCTGTTTCAATAATGGTCGAGACCTTTGGTACAGGGAAAATTCCAAATGAACAAATAACTCGTTTATTACGCGAACATTTTGATTTCCGTCCTAGAGCTATAATAAAAAATCTTGAATTATGCAAGCCCCAATATAAAAGAATCGCGGCTTATGGGCATATGGGACGGATTGATATCCATCCGATGCCAGCATGGGAGAAAACAGACAAGGCAGAGATTCTTAAAGAAGCATCTCAAAGGTTTATGTAA